In Corvus cornix cornix isolate S_Up_H32 chromosome 28, ASM73873v5, whole genome shotgun sequence, one genomic interval encodes:
- the MEX3D gene encoding LOW QUALITY PROTEIN: RNA-binding protein MEX3D (The sequence of the model RefSeq protein was modified relative to this genomic sequence to represent the inferred CDS: inserted 2 bases in 1 codon): protein MPGSMYQPEPGQPARGPPRCLTLLSPPPPXPGRDPPPEPEPGREREGPPAQGEAAALRFALDQLSLLGLEGAEEPAGGAGPGGLRERDPAAGAFGSLAPPLGPPALLPEPPASRKKSVNMTECVPVPSSEHVAEIVGRQGCKIKALRAKTNTYIKTPVRGEEPVFIVTGRKEDVEMAKREILSAAEHFSMIRATRNKVNGLTGALQGPPNLPGQTTIQVRVPYRVVGLVVGPKGATIKRIQQQTHTYIVTPSRDKEPVFEVTGMPENVDRAREEIEAHITMRTGSFIDVNADNDFHSNGTDVCLDLQGSAAAPWAKAPHPAQRPSATLRNDSLSSLGSGSTESFYSGRVAAASPTSPYSTFSEPPAPLGSDECDFGFDFLALDLTTPTTTIWSPFERSGNPLQAFSSCSSINSSQRRNSGPATPRHSPTLPESGAAGLEHPSARRIPSDPAGALAWLPAQGSLSSFSNSTGYSSSSSLPGSISAASGSPTDSSSSDGHRKSSRECMVCLESEVMAALVPCGHNLFCMECALRICGRAQPQCPACHVPATQAIHIFS, encoded by the exons ATGCCCGGCTCCATGTACCAGCCCGAGCCCGGGCAGCCGGCCCGCGGCCCGCCGCGCTGCCTCACCCTGCTcagcccgccgccgcc gccgggcAGGGACCCGCCGCCGGAGCCCGAGCCCGGCCGGGAGCGGGAGGGGCCGCCGGCGCAGGGCGAAGCCGCCGCGCTCAGGTTCGCCCTGGACCAGCTCtcgctgctggggctggagggcgCGGAGGAGccggcggggggcgcggggccgggcggcctAAGGGagcggga cccggccgcgggCGCCTTCGGCAGCCTGGCCCCGCCGCTGGGGCCGCCCGCGCTGCTGCCCGAGCCGCCGGCGAGCAGGAAGAAGAGCGTGAACATGACCGAGTGCGTGCCCGTGCCCAGCTCCGAGCACGTCGCCGAGATCGTGGGGCGGCAAG GCTGCAAAATCAAAGCCCTGCGTGCCAAGACCAACACGTACATCAAGACCCCAGTCAGGGGCGAGGAGCCCGTGTTCATCGTCACCGGGAGGAAGGAGGACGTGGAGATGGCCAAGCGGGAGATCCTGTCAGCCGCCGAGCACTTCTCCATGATCCGGGCCACGCGCAACAAGGTCAACGGGCTGACAGGGGCCCTGCAGGGGCCCCCCAACCTGCCGGGCCAGACCACCATCCAGGTGAGGGTCCCCTACCGCGTGGTGGGGCTGGTGGTGGGGCCCAAGGGCGCCACCATCAAGCGCATCCAGCAGCAGACGCACACCTACATCGTGACGCCCAGCCGGGACAAGGAGCCCGTGTTCGAGGTGACGGGGATGCCCGAGAACGTGGACCGGGCGCGCGAGGAGATCGAGGCGCACATCACCATGCGGACAGGCTCCTTCATCGACGTCAACGCCGACAACGACTTCCACTCCAACGGCACCGACGTCTGCCTCGACCTGCAGGGCAGCGCGGCCGCCCCGTGGGCCAAGgccccccaccctgcccagcGCCCCTCGGCCACGCTGCGCAACGACAGCctcagctccctgggcagcgGCTCCACCGAGTCCTTCTACAGCGGGCGCGTGGCGGCCgccagccccaccagcccctACAGCACCTTCAGcgagcccccggccccgctgggctCCGACGAGTGCGACTTCGGCTTCGACTTCTTGGCCCTCGACCTCACCACGCCCACCACCACCATCTGGTCGCCCTTCGAGCGCTCGGGCAACCCCCTGCAAgccttcagcagctgctcctccatcAACAGCTCGCAGAGACGCAACAGCGGCCCGGCCACGCCGCGCCACTCGCCCACCCTGCCCGAgagcggggcggcggggctggaGCACCCCTCGGCGCGGCGCATCCCCAGCGACCCCGCCGGCgccctggcctggctgcccGCCCAGGGCTcactctcctccttctccaacAGCACCGGctactcctcctcctcctcgctgCCCGGCAGCATCTCGGCCGCCTCGGGCTCGCCCACCGACTCCAGCAGCTCGGATGGGCACCGCAAGAGCTCCCGGGAGTGCATGGTGTGCCTGGAGAGCGAGGTGATGGCCGCGCTGGTGCCCTGCGGTCACAACCTGTTCTGCATGGAGTGTGCCCTGCGCATCTGCGGCCGGGCGCAGCCGCAGTGCCCCGCGTGCCACGTGCCCGCCACCCAAGCCATCCACATCTTCTCCTAG